One part of the Microvirga sp. TS319 genome encodes these proteins:
- a CDS encoding ABC transporter ATP-binding protein, translating into MLSVRHLQASYGAAQVLFDVSLDVGAGEVVTLLGRNGMGKTTTIKSIMGLLRPRGGEIRFGGAVVTGLAPYRVAQTGIGLVPEGRQIFPTLTVEENLVATAASRAGARRWNLNEVYALFPRLKERRSNLGTQLSGGEQQMLAVGRALMTNPKLLILDEATEGLAPLIRAEIWSCLKRLRDERQSILVIDKNVDVLASFADRHVIIEKGRSVWTGTSAELVADPAIKERYLHV; encoded by the coding sequence GTGCTGTCCGTCCGACATCTGCAGGCATCCTACGGTGCGGCCCAGGTCCTGTTCGACGTCTCCCTCGATGTGGGTGCCGGCGAAGTGGTGACGCTGCTCGGGCGCAACGGCATGGGCAAGACCACGACCATCAAGTCCATCATGGGCCTGTTGCGCCCACGGGGCGGCGAGATCCGGTTCGGCGGAGCGGTCGTGACGGGTCTCGCACCCTACAGGGTCGCGCAGACCGGCATCGGCCTCGTTCCGGAGGGGCGGCAGATCTTCCCGACCCTGACGGTCGAGGAAAATCTCGTTGCGACCGCCGCCTCACGGGCGGGGGCGCGTCGCTGGAACCTGAACGAGGTCTATGCGCTTTTTCCGCGATTGAAGGAGCGCCGGAGCAATCTCGGGACGCAACTGTCCGGCGGCGAGCAGCAGATGCTGGCGGTGGGCCGGGCGCTCATGACCAACCCGAAGCTCCTCATCCTCGACGAGGCGACCGAAGGGCTCGCTCCCCTGATCCGCGCGGAGATCTGGTCGTGCCTCAAGCGCCTGCGGGACGAGCGCCAGTCGATCCTGGTGATCGACAAGAACGTGGACGTGCTGGCAAGTTTCGCCGACCGGCACGTCATCATCGAGAAGGGCCGCTCGGTCTGGACGGGCACAAGTGCGGAACTCGTGGCTGATCCCGCGATCAAGGAACGGTATCTCCACGTCTGA
- a CDS encoding alpha/beta hydrolase produces the protein MLYRGMDQAALDAAYDNPRAVGLSTLQAMMADWIARGQEIASSGRLTEIRYGEGERNRIDVFAAPRDASFQGRATLAFIHGGYWRSQEKETYRFLAKGALARGLNFANIEYTLAPQKTLGGIVLEIRDAIACLNRHLAQVTPDHATLHISGHSAGGHLVAMNLDEKGVGSGTSISGIFDLEPIRLSYLDEALRLTPEDVVRYSPQRHIPASSPPLIIAYGEEELPELRRQSEEFHSARKANKLVSPFVPLSGHNHFSILEELANPEGLILKEIVTQMAGRSPTR, from the coding sequence ATGCTCTATCGTGGAATGGACCAGGCCGCGCTGGATGCGGCCTACGACAATCCCCGCGCGGTCGGACTGTCGACCCTGCAGGCCATGATGGCCGACTGGATCGCCCGCGGCCAGGAGATAGCATCATCCGGCCGCCTCACGGAGATCCGCTATGGCGAAGGAGAGCGGAATCGCATCGATGTTTTCGCGGCGCCCCGCGATGCAAGCTTCCAGGGCCGAGCGACGCTCGCCTTCATCCATGGCGGCTATTGGAGAAGCCAGGAGAAGGAGACCTATCGCTTTCTCGCGAAGGGGGCTCTCGCGCGCGGACTGAACTTCGCGAATATCGAATACACCCTCGCGCCCCAAAAGACCCTCGGCGGAATCGTTCTGGAGATCAGGGATGCGATCGCCTGCCTGAACAGGCACCTTGCCCAGGTCACGCCCGATCATGCGACCCTTCACATCTCCGGCCACTCGGCCGGGGGCCATCTCGTGGCGATGAACCTCGATGAGAAGGGCGTCGGGAGCGGCACGTCCATCAGCGGGATCTTCGATCTGGAGCCGATCCGCCTGAGCTATCTCGACGAGGCGCTGAGGCTGACGCCCGAGGATGTGGTTCGCTACAGCCCGCAGCGTCACATCCCCGCCTCCTCCCCTCCTCTCATCATCGCCTACGGCGAGGAGGAACTTCCGGAGCTCCGCCGGCAGTCGGAAGAGTTCCACTCCGCCCGGAAGGCCAACAAGCTCGTTTCCCCCTTTGTCCCTCTTTCCGGACACAATCATTTCAGCATCCTCGAGGAGCTGGCGAACCCGGAAGGTCTGATCCTGAAGGAGATCGTCACCCAGATGGCAGGGCGGTCTCCTACGCGATAA
- a CDS encoding ABC-F family ATP-binding cassette domain-containing protein, whose translation MPASISLSHLSWSTPDHQTLLSHVDLKFSAERTGLVGRNGVGKTTLLKLIAGDMRPHSGTVTVNGSLGVLRQTVQADPDETVAGLFGIAEALAVLRRADRGEATADELARADWMLEARVAAALGRVGLSAEPETRLAALSGGQNTRARLAALIFAEPDFLLLDEPTNNLDREGRQAVIDLLAAWRGGAVVVSHDRELLDAMDAIVELTSLGATRYGGNWSRYRERKAFELAAARRDLADAEKRVSEIDRKAQETAERKARKDGAGRKKSAKGDMPKILMGLRKDRSEDTAGEATRLAERRRGQALEAAASARDRIEVLQPLSFVLPPTHLPAGKTVLRIDGASAGYEPERPILKDLSLTVSGPERVAIMGPNGSGKTTLLSLVTGRLRPWTGSVQVMTDFATFDQRVSLLDPLASIRDNFRRINPGAHENACRATLARFMFRADAALQVVSSLSGGQMLRAGLACVLGGPRPPSLLILDEPTNHLDIDSIEAVEAGLRGYDGALLIVSHDERFLEAIGVTRRLDLR comes from the coding sequence ATGCCTGCCTCAATTTCGCTCTCCCATCTGTCCTGGTCCACGCCTGACCATCAAACCCTTCTGTCCCATGTCGATCTGAAATTCAGCGCCGAGCGGACGGGACTTGTCGGCCGCAACGGTGTGGGAAAGACGACGCTTCTCAAGTTGATCGCCGGTGACATGCGCCCTCATTCAGGCACGGTCACCGTCAACGGCAGCCTAGGTGTTCTGCGCCAGACCGTTCAGGCCGATCCGGATGAAACCGTCGCCGGCCTGTTCGGCATCGCCGAAGCGCTGGCCGTTCTCCGGCGTGCGGACCGCGGCGAAGCCACGGCTGATGAGCTCGCACGTGCCGACTGGATGCTGGAGGCCCGCGTCGCGGCGGCTCTCGGCCGCGTCGGCCTGTCCGCGGAGCCGGAAACGCGCCTCGCTGCGTTGTCGGGCGGCCAGAACACACGGGCCCGTCTTGCCGCCCTCATCTTCGCGGAGCCGGACTTCCTGCTTCTCGACGAGCCGACGAACAATCTCGACCGGGAGGGGCGTCAGGCCGTGATCGACCTGCTCGCCGCTTGGCGGGGCGGAGCGGTCGTCGTGAGCCACGACCGGGAGCTGCTCGACGCCATGGACGCCATCGTCGAACTGACCTCGCTGGGCGCCACGCGTTATGGCGGCAACTGGAGCCGATACCGTGAGCGCAAGGCCTTCGAGCTCGCAGCTGCCAGGCGTGATCTGGCGGATGCCGAGAAGCGTGTCTCGGAGATCGACCGGAAGGCGCAGGAGACGGCGGAGAGGAAGGCGCGCAAGGACGGAGCGGGCCGGAAGAAGAGCGCGAAGGGCGATATGCCCAAGATCCTCATGGGGCTTCGAAAGGACCGGAGCGAGGACACGGCCGGAGAGGCCACGCGCTTGGCCGAACGGCGCCGGGGGCAGGCCCTCGAGGCGGCAGCCTCCGCCCGCGACCGCATCGAGGTGCTGCAACCCCTCTCGTTCGTACTCCCGCCGACCCATCTGCCGGCCGGCAAGACGGTGCTGAGGATCGACGGCGCGAGCGCGGGTTACGAGCCTGAGCGGCCGATCCTCAAAGATCTTTCGCTGACCGTCAGCGGGCCCGAACGTGTGGCCATCATGGGGCCCAACGGATCCGGCAAGACGACCCTTCTGTCCCTTGTCACCGGACGGCTGCGGCCCTGGACCGGGTCCGTGCAGGTCATGACCGACTTCGCGACGTTCGACCAGCGCGTGAGCCTTCTGGACCCGTTGGCGTCGATCCGAGACAACTTCCGGCGCATCAATCCGGGCGCTCATGAGAATGCCTGCCGGGCCACTCTCGCCCGGTTCATGTTCCGGGCCGATGCCGCGCTCCAGGTCGTTTCCAGCCTCAGCGGAGGGCAGATGCTTCGTGCCGGTCTGGCCTGCGTTCTGGGCGGGCCGCGGCCGCCCTCTCTCCTGATCCTCGACGAGCCGACGAACCATCTCGACATCGATTCCATCGAAGCGGTCGAGGCCGGATTGCGGGGCTATGACGGTGCGCTGCTCATCGTCAGTCACGACGAGAGATTCCTGGAGGCGATTGGCGTCACGCGCAGGCTGGATCTGAGATAG
- a CDS encoding DUF6766 family protein — protein MRRFLRDNGLSIALFSLFLISLAGQALTGWRAHIEDLRLHERPAIDFLTYLGSGHFISAVFENWESEFLQMAAYVLLTIFLFQKGASESKKPDEANAEDEPPSAHRNDPDAPWPVHRGGLVLKLYSHSLSLALVGLFLVSFWLHLAGSTRRMNQEALEHHQPPHTMVETLGNPEFWYESFQNWQSEFLSIGVLLLLGIALRERGSPESKPVAAPHTMTGH, from the coding sequence ATGCGGCGGTTCCTGCGTGACAACGGGCTATCGATAGCCTTGTTCAGCTTGTTTCTGATCTCCCTCGCCGGTCAGGCGCTGACCGGATGGAGGGCCCATATCGAGGACCTGCGTCTCCACGAACGACCCGCTATCGACTTCCTGACCTATCTCGGGAGCGGCCACTTCATCTCGGCCGTGTTCGAGAACTGGGAGAGCGAGTTCCTCCAGATGGCGGCTTACGTGCTGCTCACGATTTTTCTGTTCCAGAAAGGCGCTTCGGAATCCAAGAAGCCGGACGAGGCGAACGCGGAGGATGAGCCGCCCTCCGCCCATCGCAACGATCCGGATGCGCCCTGGCCCGTTCATCGCGGCGGCCTGGTGCTGAAACTTTACTCGCACTCTTTGAGCCTCGCTCTGGTCGGACTTTTCCTCGTCTCCTTCTGGCTGCATCTGGCGGGCAGCACGCGCCGGATGAACCAGGAGGCGCTCGAGCATCACCAGCCTCCGCACACGATGGTCGAGACCCTCGGGAACCCGGAATTCTGGTATGAGAGCTTCCAGAACTGGCAGAGCGAGTTCCTGTCCATCGGCGTGCTGCTGCTCCTCGGCATCGCCCTGCGCGAGAGGGGATCTCCCGAGTCGAAACCCGTGGCGGCGCCGCATACGATGACGGGGCATTAG
- a CDS encoding class I SAM-dependent methyltransferase, protein MRERDIDPAYRTTEADKSLALIDVIKACTNAPVTKALVVGCGSGREAGLIARGLEANTVGIDIGGDFDFDYAGSKPAELMIMDARELHFPARSFDFIFSFHALEHIPRPEQALAEMARVLKPGGSYLIGTPNKSRLVGYVGSAASFKEKFQWNLDDYKQRLKGKWSNEAGAHAGFTQQELFDMCSTAFGRNPIAVSSEYYSKLYGKFATWMKLTQLDSVLYPCVYVFGKRA, encoded by the coding sequence ATGCGGGAAAGAGACATAGATCCAGCCTATCGGACGACAGAGGCCGACAAGAGCCTGGCCCTGATCGACGTCATCAAAGCCTGTACGAATGCGCCTGTCACAAAGGCTCTCGTCGTCGGCTGCGGTTCCGGCCGCGAAGCCGGTCTCATCGCACGAGGTCTCGAGGCCAATACCGTTGGGATCGACATCGGAGGAGACTTCGACTTTGACTATGCTGGGTCGAAGCCTGCGGAGTTGATGATCATGGACGCCAGGGAACTCCACTTTCCTGCGAGGTCGTTTGATTTCATCTTCTCGTTTCACGCACTTGAGCACATTCCTCGCCCGGAACAGGCCCTTGCCGAAATGGCGCGCGTTCTCAAACCTGGCGGAAGCTATCTGATCGGAACACCCAATAAAAGCCGATTGGTCGGCTATGTCGGATCTGCAGCCTCGTTCAAGGAGAAGTTTCAGTGGAACCTCGACGACTACAAGCAGCGTCTGAAGGGCAAGTGGAGTAATGAGGCCGGCGCCCATGCGGGCTTTACGCAGCAGGAACTGTTCGACATGTGCTCGACGGCGTTCGGGCGCAATCCTATCGCCGTTTCGAGCGAGTATTATTCCAAGCTCTATGGGAAGTTCGCGACTTGGATGAAGTTGACCCAGCTCGACTCGGTTCTCTACCCGTGTGTCTATGTGTTCGGCAAGCGGGCCTGA